In Bacteroidota bacterium, the following proteins share a genomic window:
- a CDS encoding DnaB-like helicase C-terminal domain-containing protein produces the protein RESGAIEQDADVVLFIHRPEKYGITEDEEGNPTQGLAEIIIAKHRNGAIGDVHLKFVDRCAKFEEFDTIPEIEENMVNGVASVTIGSKMNDDLTESGPKSFELGNNKIDDSEPPF, from the coding sequence ACGTGAATCCGGAGCTATCGAACAGGATGCCGACGTGGTGCTATTCATCCACCGGCCTGAAAAATACGGAATCACCGAAGATGAAGAAGGTAACCCGACGCAGGGCTTAGCCGAAATCATTATTGCAAAACATAGAAACGGCGCCATCGGTGATGTACACCTTAAATTTGTAGACCGCTGCGCCAAATTCGAAGAATTTGATACCATCCCCGAGATCGAGGAAAATATGGTTAACGGCGTAGCCTCTGTAACCATTGGCTCGAAAATGAATGACGACCTGACTGAAAGCGGGCCCAAAAGCTTCGAACTGGGCAACAATAAAATTGACGACAGCGAACCGCCGTTTTAA